A window of Belonocnema kinseyi isolate 2016_QV_RU_SX_M_011 chromosome 10, B_treatae_v1, whole genome shotgun sequence genomic DNA:
GAGCATgcttaactttatttttaattgcactataaaattacataacaatgattctttatttgtgaATTAgctttattatatttaaacattatgttaaacatttttctttcatttatttgaaatttcttgaaaattcaacagattttttttgccatttttatttttcttgactgaaaaatgttttttagttgaaaattcaactcatcttgaaaactcttcttttttcggttgaattcgattgttttttatttcaaattaaaatatttttcggttgaaacatCAGTTACtacttttttcgttcagaattcatcattatgaaatatgaaattaaCTAACAATAAtgatattgaactattttattaaaaattctactttttttggttgaaattagttttttaattgtaaaattacctattctatttttctttaaaaattgttttttttgcagttgaaaattcttttttggttgattttaactGTTTGtaatcaactactacattttttgttcagaatctatatttttttttaatgaatatttatttccttggttaaaagttgaactattccgttaaaaatttatttttcttgtttaaagtcTCAACaatataatggaaaattaatcagtggttgaaaaatgaactacttagttgaaaattttttctttttttattgaaaattatttttttaaactgacaatgtaaccatttaagttgaatattatacaagttaaaaaaattttcggttgagaattcaattattctatttaaataatcatgattttagttaaaaactcatcactttcattgcaaatttatctattttttataaattactttttttattggtaaattttctataactgaaaatctaactattctaattaaatattccaacattttagttgaaaattcatctcttcaactattccagttaaagattcatcactttagatgaaaattaattttgtttgttttcaattcaactatttcagctGAAGATTTAACATCTTAGCTGAAAGTTCATTagcttggttgcaaattaattttttaactgaaaagttaattattacattttttgttgaaaatttaaatatttgattaaggaTTCATGCCCTTTGTTGAAACgtctttttttgaaagaaaactaatctttttgatagaaaactcaactattttgttaaaaagttatctgtcttgttaagaatggaatatttctacttaaaaaattttgtggaataattcggaaaatgattaattatgtttttagtattatttaattaatcgatggtaatggcagtttaaatattttcttaaaactaattcaaagaaatacaaattaatttaaattttccctgGAATCGTAAGAAAGAgttcaaagttttatttaaaaatctcaaagtcacattttgttaaaaatatcttgaaatattttcaaatttgtaattattttgtatgccttttcaaaacttctacaactttaaaaataattcatgatttTCGGGACATCTTTTTTAAagtctgtaaaaataaaaaaataaatttaatcttccaTGTTGTTTTTGACACCTCCGCACAAACGTAACGTTGCCCGGTATACCGCCCAAACGCAACCTTGCGATGTACACTGCCCAATCGCAACATTGCGCGGTACACTGCCCAATCGCAACCTTGCGCGGTACACCGCCCAGTCACAACGTTGCGAGGTACACCGCCCAATTACAACGTTGCGCTGTACACCGCCTAAACGCGACAGGATGTGGGACATCGCCTAAGTAcgagttataaaaaaatagtgaaggccatttccaaattcagtttttctttttaatctgaGGCGTTTTGATCAggtaataattattacaatatctataatataataacaattgttatttaaattcaaacttgaaattttccgtcgtctttcattaaaattaatttttaacaatatcttaTTACTAAATAACAATTCTATACATTTGTATAAAGCGCTATAGAATTACGctaaatcttcttttttcatttttaaagtctCAGATTTAGAAATCAAATCTTTAAACTagattcaaattcatcttttttatacgAGTTTATAAAACTCAATCAcaattcttttaatgtttttatttacaatggATTTTGTGGCAGTatcacaaaataacaaaaatctctTTTTCACCTCATCAGCATTCTTTTAGATTTTAAGTTTGTCccgtatatttttaaatcacagtAGTggtaagaaaattttctaagttatttACAAACGGGTTAGCCTTCAAAGAAGACTTTTGTCGGCTTTGTAGCATCAAAGAGTGATTTATTTCACTCTGGGAATGAATTTCACTCGGACTGGTTGACCGGGTCTAATTACCACATCAGTGAGGAGATTAATTTCGTTGGCCAGATCTATTGCTTCCAATTCGAAATTGTGAAGAATGTGCGCAATAAGTGCCTTCAGTTCCATCAGTGCGAATTTCTGACCTGAAATTTgatcgaaattatttattttcttcattaaaatataattgttctcAGTTTTTGTAAGTAATTATCATTTAATGTAAGTTGTTTTTTTCGACATGATCTTAGAtctatatttaactattttttgcacTTCTGAGATGTGAAAAAATTCCCTCTTACGTGGGGATTTGAACCCAAGTCTACACCTTCAGGTCACCAGACTAGACAATGCGGCGAAACGAAATACTAAATACTCCCTGAAGCATAATATCAGCAAAGAAAATATTCCTATTTAACAACAATTGtaattacaatgaaaaattatcaacaattaaaaaataaacttatgaatttataaaaaaaggaattgatttttaagaaatgaatttaagaTTCATAAAAGAAGTTGAATTGCCACCTAAAAGACGTTTATTTTCAACCCTTgacgaaacagttaattttcaagcaggaaaattcgtttccaaacaaaattaaaaaaaaaactaatttccaacagaaaagttaattttcaattaaatagtacattttctacccaaaaaagggaaattctcaacaaaaaaggatgactttcaccaaatttttttattttcaactaaataatataatttttaactagaaaataaggtgttttaaaaatatagataaattttaagaaataattgaattagaactaaaaaatataaaataaaaaaaatggtatagtaAAATTCTGTTAACAAacttaaatcataaattataattttgtttaataaaggaCTTAACTTGCaaccaatttattgaattttttacaaaaaatacgaatttttaacgaactacagaattttttaaattgaacatttgatttttcaaataaaaaaatattttttcaataaataatgaaatcgttaaattttcagtcagaaaaattatttttcgaaaaagaaaaaagatttttgaacaaaaccgtagaattttgaactcaaaaataagaatttttaaaatgcaagtttattttcaagaaaacagttgagtttttaaacaaaaggcatacatttttaacaaaattatttcattttcaacgaaataattaaatgttcaactatgtaataaaatttctaactaaaaaagaaacaaatttcaaaaatctatatcaattaaaaaagataagttgaatttttaaataaaaagttcaatttttaaccaaaattggaatagttaaatcgttgtttacaaaaatttactaaaatttttaatctttaaataaaaaactattttttaaacaaagaagttccacttttaaccaagaaaaacaatttttaaccaaaaagattaatttctgcaaaaagaaacgactttttaagaaagttaaaatttaagaaatttaaatgagattaaaatcaaatttaaaatcctatttaacgttcaatgATGAAGTTAATATGCAGGATTCCTGAAAATGAAATCAGCAACCAATATTCCTTTCcttgtcatttttatttctttcctttttaatgtgatttcattataataaacatgaaaaagacgaataaaatagaaaagaaaaggaagaatttcattggttgctttctcatttttctttcctcttttttatttttgttcaaaaaaagaatttttttttatttgttaagaaaatttttctattttttcaaattacaatagaaacattttatggtagttgtccaaatttgtcgttgcattcttgtttttattttcaggaatttctaatattaaaatagttaaatcaaaaagacaaattttcaatgcgaaaagacgatttttttctgagaatatttgatttttcaacaacaaatttaaatttcgatcatAATAGCAGAACAATATCTTTCATTGTTCAACGTTAATTTCTTTGTGCCACgatattcctttttagttgaaaataaaatttaaaaaaagtgaatttgcttATAAGAATTGTttgcaaaaatgataatttttgttaaatggaaatattttatatgttaattttattcttcagagaagaaaataagtgattccaatagaaagtaaaattttctatttttagaaacgcgaaataaatgaattagtttataaaaatttttgaaaacaatatcaGTTGTTAAATGGTAACATCTTACATCAAGCTGTTacctttaaaagtaaataaaatgacCCCGTAGAAAATAAAAGCTTTCCATGTTTAGAAATTTGGCATAAgttaatttgcttttaaaaattatttataacaattaaaattctcGTTTGGTTCTTAgtcttgaataattttgaatcttacgTAATTCAATGAcgaaatgaatataaattacttGTTCAAGTACTTAAAATGCATCAAatgtcaatttgtttataactatcaaataaataaaatttattatttaatttgcgGAAAGGAATCTCTGAAAAATGTTAAGCCCCAATATCTCGTTTTGCCAATGGGAATCTTAAATGGTGAATATGATGACCTaggttcgattcccagcgcaGGGAGAAATTTTTCCTTATatcattaagattttttttttcatgtttgttaaaaaaacttgCCTATGCAATTTCGAGCTCCTGCACTAAAAGGAATATATGAATAAGGATGTCTGCCTTGAATTCGGTCGGGCAAAAACCTATCTGGGTCAAATTTGTGAGGATTCGGCCAGAAACTGGGATCTCTGTGGAGGTCGTAAATATAAAGTTGAACGCTCGTTCCAGCAGGGGCTACGAAATTTTCTGAAACAGagaaaaaatacagttttaaaaatcGTTACCTAATTTTCATTTACTctttactaaatttatttattgcacaatagTTAGAAACAGTActtttcttaataatttcaaaattgaaaaagaaacttaaattaaacAGGATAATAATAActgaatttaattctaaaatatttttgtttgttaacaaaataaaaaaatatttactcaaTTGTAAATCCTGTCGAATCGTTCTGGCTACGAAAGGAACGCTCGGATATAATCGCAAAGCCTCTTTAATACATCTTTCAAGATatgaaaatcgttgaatttcagCCATCCCCATTTTTCCATTGCTTTCTCTCAATACTTCGTCAACCTCATTTCTGGcatgtttctttaaaataaatgtttgtttttgaTCAGTGTGacttttttcaactgataaataaatttatttaattatcaaaaaattataaaattcatatttacctGAATATCTTTGTGTTCTGCAAGAAGTGATACTGCAAAGCACATACCCATTGCAGTTGTGTCATGTccctagaaaaaaaaactaatttgtttatatattcgAAAAAGGATATATAGTTGTcgcaatatttttattgtgtctAAGTTTTAGGCTTTCGCAGACCCGGGAAATTTAACACGTGTTTTAAGTCGAGACTCAAGGCGAGAATCGAGACGAAATTCGATACGTGAATAAAGACAAGAATCGAGGCGAAATTCGATACGTGAATAAATATGATAATCGAGACTAGATTCGAGACAAGATTCAAGATGGCAATCGATACGAGAATCAAAACATGATTCGAGAGGAGAAACGAGACAAGATTATATACGAGAATCGAGACGAATTTAGATATGAGCATAAAGACGAGATTCGACATGTAATTCGAAACAAGGCTCGAAACTATATTCGAGACGAGGTTCGAGATGTCATTTGAGACGAGTTTCGAGATAGTATTCGAGATGAGATTTAAGATGTGACGAGAATAAAGAAGAGAACTGAGAAGAGATTCGAGATGAGGTGCGAGACGAGAATCGAGACGTGAATTTAGATGTGATTGAAGACGTGGATCTAAACGATATTTGAGACGAGATTCGAGACGATATTCAAAAAGCGATTCGGGATGAGTTTTAAGACAAGACGAGATTCGGGACGAGACGAGATTCGAAGTTAGGTTTCAGACGAGACGAGAATTTTGATGAGATTCGAGACGAGATTCAAGATGGGATTCTAGATGAGATGGAAAGGAGGGGGAGATTTTAGCGAcctaataggctacgaaaccctttgACTTATTTTTCAATTCCGTAATTTGGATAATTATTACCTCAAAAATAAAAGTATCAACTTCTTCTCTAATACCCTCGTCATCGATTTGTCGACCGTCTCGATATGCAGCAATAAGAGTGTCCAACATAGCCATTCTCTTCTTTTTCACTAatatcaacaaaacaaaaatttaattaaattactaaaaaaattatttttataaaaaattgttatcattcaactaatattaataaattaagtgAATAAGATTCATtactattaataaattttaatgaataattaccGAATGCAACGTCGTCATCCGGTTCATTCGATTTTCCATTCAtcgtcaaatttttttctaccagTTGTTCATGATATTTCTTTCTATcttgaattatctaaaaaaagacagaatttttgtgattttaagaattattattcagAAAAAGCGATTCGGAATAAAAAATAAGTAGTGGTTATTCGCATTCGGATTTGAAAAAGGGCTGAGCCAGTGGAAAGAGTCAATAAGTGACAGCCGTGTCACCGGCTGCCGTAATACTTCTTTATCTACTTAAAAGTAATTACACTCGGCTTTCAGTAGAATGGATTGGGTTTAATGAGCCAGTCAAGATTATGGTGTATTGGAAATTAAGTAAAAGTTGGCTTTCaaagtaaataaaatgaatgtacaacaaagtaattgaattaattaaattaattgtataaaaaatttaaattgtttaattttgttaaattgattttaataattaaataagtttttttaaaaaatttcttaatacaaaatgaaagattattaaatttattttataacttacAGTGTTAGAGAATCCATGAAGAGTACTCAATAGTTTAGCCTGCTTCACTCCAGAAGAGGTTGCCGAGAAAATCTTTTCTGAGTGCAACCAAGGTCTGAATAATCTaatcgaataaaataaattttgattttaaataaatttaaaaaaaaattatatttaataaaatttctgaaaataatatgaTGTTCGGTTTTACCTGTACACAATCACGTCTCCTATTTCTGTAACAGCTGATCTGTAATGACTATCTTTAGTGTCTACATCCTCGAGCGAAGTGCCCATTGCAGTTTCTAAAtaatagttattattaaaaattaaaatttttatttgtaaacatttttctttaaaaatattttttatgtttgaaaaataattaaatttttttaccacaaattGCATTCAGGGTATATTTCGTCAGAAGTGGAACGAGATCCTTAACAGTTTCACCTCCCTCCGCTTTTAGGTGTTTAACAAGGCCCTCTCCTTGTTCTACAAAAATGTCGAGAAACTCCACCAAGACATTGAAATGAAAAGCTGGTGTTAGCATTTTCCTCCTACTTTGCCATTTACtgcctaaaatatttatttcattgtttaacaaaaatttgttttgtaaataatttaaaaattaatttagaattacaaaataattatctttGCTAGAAAAGATAGAATATAATGATGTTATGACGCTTTCTTTATCAGGAAAACGTGTAGCAAACATTGACTCATTGTAATCAGACACCCACGAATGGACTTcgaatgaattttttcttatttattaaaagcGTATATCAAATCTTTTAGTAAATAATAACCCAAACTATCAAATGCCCGGACATGGACTTTGAACTCGAAATAATATGCAGTGATTATATATATCGAGAAGGAATTCTTAGTTCaattaattagaagaaaaaaaaaatttctgtagaggagaaactttcttgactttatctatacatttttaaatgatttttttcttcattttttacttatgttagaaaaaagattcttttattcaaagaaaatatatttaagtaaacaaattaattggctcccagttaaaaaaaactttttattttatagaaatttgtttatttaaacaatttgtttttgttttaatataattttttttcaatttgaaatgattttctataatttttaagttctttttggccaaataacaaaattaggttttctttcattttctttatgtttttctttatttgaaaacaaatgtgTGCTCAATGGAggtgttttaaatctttaactctGGGCATATATTTTTTGAGTGTTCAATTTAGCACTCAGAAAACagattctttgatttaaaaaaatttctttgaatgaagAAAACATGATTTGGCTCTCAGCCAGAGAAAAgctttttcgattcaaaaaaattttttatttaaaggcttttcttttgtttaaaaaaaagatttttttcaatctacatttttcattaactcaaagtaattttcttaatttataagttatttttgtttaaatgaaaaaaatatcttacgAAGAcggttttctttaattaaaaacgaatatTTTGTCGACTGAGgtgcttttaaatttcaaatcggaAAATTAAAAAGCCTCCTAGAGTTTGAGATAAACAAAATAACATTAAGGAAACACTGAGAAAAAAGAtactttgattcaaataaaatttctttgaatgaaagaaaaatattcgtTGGCTGTCATTCAAAGAAAAgttcttttgattcaaagaaatatcttTTGATTCcaataaatttcatttgattCAAAAAGAGGGTTTTTCTACCattgaaaacttttcttaaatttaaaatgatttttttcattttgaaaatattttttaaaatctaagaagAACATTCATTGGCTTTCAGCCaagggacatttttttaattaaaaaatttttttttggaataaaaaaatgtccttttattttaagaaattccgtTAATTTGAAGAAACGGTTTGTGCTGCCAATGACAatctttcttcaattaaaaatgtttctatttattctatagttatttttagttaaatggaaaaaattgtgttaaagaaacgatttctttaatttgaaacaattctCTGAgtcttattatttatgaaatacaatgaaacaaaattattctttgattttcagaaatttcttctattccaaagaagtatttttatcccgttaaaaatgtttcttaaatttcaaaaagattttattaatttttaagttatttttggttaaatgaataagtgattttaaagatattcaaaaattttttgaatctaagaagtCCATTCATTGGCTCAAAGTCAAAGAAAAGTTTCattgattcaacaaaatttcttttgaattcaatatttctttttattcaaagagattttttaattctaaagaagGGGTTAGGGCTTtcaatgaacatttttctttaatttaaaatgattttctttattttgaagttattcataatgaaattaaaacaatttttctttgagaaacgGTTTCTTTAATTCGAAAGAATGTTATGAGTCTTATTAATATTTAGGAAATACAACGATAAAAAAGTTTCTCTCtcagaaaaaagattcttttaattaaatgaaaatatctttgaaacaaacaaaaataccattttctgtgggccaaagaaaagtttctttgattctaGGAATAttcgtttaatttaaagaaacgcTTTTATCttcaatcgaataatttttttaattttaaatgattttcttactttaaaagtttttttgtttaaatgaaaaacattttgttaaaaagaaaacgaTTTCTTTAATTcgagagaatttttttccaattttttaattcagtacccagaaaaaagaatcttttattcaaagaaaagattatttgatttaaagaaatttcgctagatttaaataaggtttttttcaatcgcacattattctttgaaaaagattctttgattcaaatcaaatttcttttattcaaagaaaaatattccttGGATTTTATcagtcaaagaaaagtttctttgattaaaaatttttttagtttaaagaaaggGTTTGTGCCTCcaatgaaattttatctttaaatcaaaataattgtatcagtcttattaattatgaaattcaCTAAAAGGAAAAAGAGATTctttgattcaaattaaatttctttaaataaaggaaaatattcaTTAGCTCTTAGTCAAAGCAAAGTttctttaattccaaaaaatttcctgtGATTCCAGAAATTTCTTTCTATTCATATAAACGACTTGCccgttgaatgaaaatttttctttaatccgaagggtttaagaaatgttaaagaaacagtttgtttaattcaaaattaacataatttaactAATATTCTTCATTCTGAAGTTATTTTTgcctaaataaaaaagtattgttaAGAAAAGTTTTCTTCAATGCAAAACAATTATAtgagtaaaagaaattaattatgaacTACATAAATATCATTGAATTAACGAAAAACATTCATTAGCTTTTAATCAAAGAAacgtttctttaattcaaaaaatgtcttttcatttaaagaaatttttttattttaaagaaaatgtttgtgattccgatgaaaatttttctttaatttaaatggttagataaaaaaaatatgctaaagaaacggtttctttaattcataaaaattgcatGACTCTTATTGATTATGAAATATACgaagaaaaaagattctttgattcTAATAAAATTTCTCTGAGTCAAAGAAAAGTATTAATTAGCTCTTATGTTtgagaatgaaaaatttctttaattccaaaaaattttttgtgatccgaaaattgtatttttattcaaagaaacagTCTGTGCTAccaatgaacatttttctttaatttaaaggtaTAGCAAAATGTTATAGAAACGGTTTCtgtaattgaaaacaattgtgTGAGTCTTattgattataaaatattctaagaaaaaaagattctttgattcaagcaaaaatgtttgcatgaaaaacaaatattcattggctctcagttaaagaaaagtttctttatttcaatgaaatatttcctcattccaaaaaaatttcgtttaatttaaagaaatggctTATTCttcatttgcaaattttttctttaatttaacataattttctttattctgaagttaattttggttaaacaaaaaataaatggtagagaaacgtttttttttaatacaaaaaaatacataaatgtctttgaattaaaaaaaattattaactcttaggcaaagaaaagtttctttaattaaaaaaaatttcttatggttaaaaaaatctatttttatttaaagaaatttaattagtttaaagaaACGGGTTGTTTCCCATGAAAATTTCTCTTGAATTCAAATGGTTAGGTggaaaaaaaatatcataaagaaggtatttctttaattcaaaacaattgattaaaaaaaaagctttgattaaaaaaaaatgttttcgatttaaagaaaaatatttattaactctAAGTTAAAGAAAAGTTGCTTTGTTTTGAAGAACTatcttttaattcgaaaaaatttcgtttgatttaaagaagtaaattttttttccattgtaatttttttctttaatttaaagtaagttccttcatttttaagttatttttggtaaaatggaaa
This region includes:
- the LOC117181499 gene encoding cytochrome P450 4C1-like, yielding MILILVFLVVALGVFHYLVHYDRRGQLVNKLPGPRTLPIFGNVLSFLVPQKQLWHVKRKLNQDYYPIYRTWNFGSPFIHICHPDDAEKLLTSMKHIEKGNAYHMLQPWLGTGLLTSTGSKWQSRRKMLTPAFHFNVLVEFLDIFVEQGEGLVKHLKAEGGETVKDLVPLLTKYTLNAICETAMGTSLEDVDTKDSHYRSAVTEIGDVIVYRLFRPWLHSEKIFSATSSGVKQAKLLSTLHGFSNTIIQDRKKYHEQLVEKNLTMNGKSNEPDDDVAFVKKKRMAMLDTLIAAYRDGRQIDDEGIREEVDTFIFEGHDTTAMGMCFAVSLLAEHKDIQKHARNEVDEVLRESNGKMGMAEIQRFSYLERCIKEALRLYPSVPFVARTIRQDLQLKNFVAPAGTSVQLYIYDLHRDPSFWPNPHKFDPDRFLPDRIQGRHPYSYIPFSAGARNCIGQKFALMELKALIAHILHNFELEAIDLANEINLLTDVVIRPGQPVRVKFIPRVK